One window of the Rosa rugosa chromosome 3, drRosRugo1.1, whole genome shotgun sequence genome contains the following:
- the LOC133737498 gene encoding disease resistance protein RUN1-like, giving the protein MGRVGHESKFIENIIEEISVQVLNRTYLNVAKYPVGIESRSRDIYQLFGVGVDDVRTIGICGIAGIGKSTIAKAVYNSIVHTFEVGYFLENIQDNSTTHGGPIQPQEIFPYEILGGKQMEVTNVDERISMIREMLRHKRVLLILDDVNQMDELSKLIGGSEWLGLGSRIIMTTRDKHLLTSHQVNLIYEVKELDFDEAFELFSWNAFRRSKPPDDFAKLTITIVNYAQGLPLGLIILGSLLCGKTIDQWNTIFDGYKRAPNLKIQEILKISYNALEDSVKEVFLDIACFLNGKDKNYVIKMLDSCHFDPEYGIEVLREKSLIYINENHVQMIDLLEEMGKDIVRQDSLLKPENRSRLWFYKDVNHVLMENTDTNRLNSLKDIVIKMPRPNDLYLSAKSFSKATSADWAFLLVGLFLEISSVFVDQESSPSKPLYAFVGMLLAIAALLTCICELIHKGIKERVVLRRCGMLWWFHYPRSRYVLFGTLPNCFGLVGGIFQCICSTIQYVYYIRYGMRPLNKMIKQIARKQEMVLKGNVTIERSDKS; this is encoded by the exons ATggggagggtagg GCACGAGTCTAAATTTATTGAAAACATTATCGAAGAGATTTCAGTACAAGTATTAAATCGTACCTATTTGAATGTGGCTAAGTATCCTGTTGGAATAGAGTCTCGTTCACGAGATATATATCAACTTTTTGGCGTTGGAGTAGATGATGTTCGCACGATAGGTATATGTGGGATTGCTGGAATAGGCAAGTCAACAATAGCCAAAGCAGTTTATAATTCAATTGTCCATACGTTTGAAGTTGGCTATTTTTTGGAGAATATTCAAGACAATTCAACAACACATGGAGGGCCAATCCAACCACAAGAGATTTTTCCATATGAGATTTTAGGGGGAAAGCAGATGGAGGTCACCAATGTTGATGAACGAATCAGCATGATAAGGGAAATGTTGAGACACAAAAGGGTTCTCTTgattcttgatgatgtgaatcAAATGGACGAGTTAAGCAAATTAATTGGAGGCTCTGAATGGTTGGGCTTGGGTAGTAGAATTATCATGACAACAAGAGATAAACATCTACTAACTTCTCATCAAGTTAACCTTATATACGAGGTTAAGGAATTAGATTTTGATGAAGCATTCGAGCTCTTTAGTTGGAATGCTTTCCGAAGAAGTAAACCTCCGGATGATTTTGCCAAACTCACAATTACAATAGTAAACTATGCTCAGGGGCTTCCATTAGGTCTCATAATTTTAGGATCACTTCTATGTGGTAAAACTATAGATCAATGGAACACAATTTTCGATGGTTATAAAAGAGCACCTAACTTGAAGATTCAAGAAATTCTTAAAATAAGTTATAATGCACTGGAAGACTCAGTCAAAGAAGTATTTCTTGACATTGCATGTTTCTTAAATGGTAAAGATAAGAACTATGTGATAAAAATGTTGGATAGTTGCCACTTCGACCCGGAATATGGTATTGAAGTACTCAGAGAAAAGTCTCTGATATATATTAATGAAAATCATGTTCAGATGATTGACTTGTTAGAAGAAATGGGCAAAGATATAGTTCGTCAAGACTCTCTATTAAAGCCTGAAAACCGTAGTAGATTATGGTTCTACAAGGATGTTAACCATGTTCTAATGGAAAACACT gataCAAATAGACTGAATTCATTGAAAGACATCGTGATCAAGATGCCCAGACCAAATGATTTATACTTGTCTGCTAAAAGTTTCTCAAAG GCTACTTCAGCGGATTGGGCCTTTTTACTCGTTGGTCTCTTCCTAGAGATTTCTTCAGTATTCGTTGACCAGGAATCATCTCCAAGTAAGCCCTTGTATGCTTTCGTTGGTATGCTATTAGCAATTGCAGCTCTACTCACTTGCATATGTGAGCTCATTCACAAGGGTATAAAGGAAAGAGTAGTGCTGAGGCGTTGTGGAATGTTATGGTGGTTTCATTATCCCCGTTCCCGTTATGTACTTTTTGGTACCCTTCCCAATTGTTTCGGATTAGTTGGTGGCATCTTTCAGTGCATTTGCTCGACGATTCAGTATGTTTACTACATTCGGTATG GGATGAGACCATTGAACAAAATGATTAAGCAGATTGCGAGAAAGCAAGAGATGGTTCTTAAAGGAAATGTTACT ATTGAAAGGAGTGATAAGAGCTAA
- the LOC133737499 gene encoding disease resistance protein RPV1-like gives MKTSTRLRASSSSSSTSFAHSWTYDIFICYRGADTRNGFTDHLHSNLLQKGIKTFLADEVMSRGEELTLSMLFQAIGESRISIVVFSENFASSEWCLDELGEIMQCKESKNQIVWPIYYKVDPLDVRNQQGSFGEALVNHESKFKDDMEKVLRWRTALTDAANLPGWYFRKG, from the coding sequence ATGAAGACTAGTACTCGATTAAgagcctcttcctcctcttcctctaCTTCTTTCGCTCATTCATGGACATACGATATCTTTATATGTTATAGAGGCGCGGATACACGCAATGGTTTTACAGATCATTTGCATAGCAATTTGCTTCAAAAGGGAATCAAAACCTTCCTAGCTGATGAGGTTATGAGTAGAGGAGAGGAACTAACATTGTCAATGCTTTTCCAAGCTATTGGAGAGTCCAGGATTTCTATTGTTGTATTCTCTGAAAATTTTGCGTCCTCGGAgtggtgcttggatgaactCGGTGAGATCATGCAATGTAAAGAATCAAAGAATCAAATTGTTTGGCCAATTTATTACAAGGTGGATCCTTTGGATGTAAGAAACCAGCAAGGTAGTTTTGGTGAGGCACTTGTTAACCATGAATCCAAATTCAAGGATGACATGGAGAAGGTGCTGAGGTGGAGAACAGCCCTTACAGATGCAGCAAATTTGCCTGGCTGGTATTTCAGGAAGGGGTAA
- the LOC133740305 gene encoding uncharacterized protein LOC133740305, which yields MILPFHKNNHNPIRILIPTQDWPSLFTHRASLFFLLLILALSSSFPIEAMKVHPIPKRRNISIQYHSRSPLSEAQALLGLTHKKLRRLPHVFSRVLELPFRSDADVLIEENPDCFRFVAETESFGHDVRAHTVEIHPGVTKIVVRERGSAAELTLDELELDMWRFRLPESTRQELARAVFVDGELIVTVPKMEGMENSEGGDGGEVWG from the coding sequence ATGATTCTTCCTTTTCATAAAAACAACCACAACCCAATCAGGATTTTGATTCCCACCCAAGATTGGCCTTCACTTTTCACCCACAGGGCATCTTTGTTTTTTCTCCTATTAATCTTggctctctcctcctccttcccCATTGAAGCCATGAAGGTCCATCCAATCCCCAAGAGGCGCAACATCTCCATCCAGTACCATTCAAGAAGCCCACTCTCTGAAGCCCAGGCCCTCCTCGGCCTCACCCACAAGAAGCTCCGCCGCCTCCCCCATGTCTTCAGCCGCGTCCTCGAGCTCCCTTTCCGCTCCGACGCCGACGTCCTCATCGAGGAGAACCCCGACTGCTTCCGCTTCGTCGCCGAAACCGAGAGCTTCGGCCACGACGTCAGGGCCCACACCGTCGAAATCCACCCCGGGGTGACCAAGATTGTCGTCAGGGAAAGAGGGTCCGCGGCGGAGCTGACGTTGGACGAGCTGGAGCTGGACATGTGGAGGTTCCGCCTGCCGGAGTCGACCCGGCAGGAGCTGGCCAGGGCGGTTTTTGTCGACGGGGAGCTCATTGTGACGGTGCCGAAGATGGAGGGGATGGAGAATTCGGAGGGCGGAGATGGTGGGGAGGTTTGGGGCTGA